From the genome of Euhalothece natronophila Z-M001, one region includes:
- a CDS encoding Hsp20/alpha crystallin family protein, whose protein sequence is MALVRWNPATEIDAFRRQMDRLFDEMTGDRALTPQWGQLPLELNDAGNNLELKAQVPGINPDDLDVTVNRDSVTISGEYRRENEAQNSYGSEFQYGKFSRTIGLPVGIQQDQVQADYNNGILTLHLPKVEEAANKKVKINFGDQQAIAGSSGQS, encoded by the coding sequence ATGGCATTAGTACGTTGGAATCCTGCTACTGAAATCGATGCTTTCCGTCGTCAAATGGATCGCCTATTTGATGAAATGACAGGTGATCGCGCTCTAACGCCGCAATGGGGTCAACTTCCCCTTGAACTAAACGATGCTGGTAATAATTTAGAACTGAAAGCCCAAGTCCCTGGCATCAATCCTGATGACCTAGATGTTACGGTAAACCGTGACTCTGTAACCATCAGCGGTGAATATCGTCGCGAAAACGAAGCACAAAACAGCTACGGCTCTGAGTTCCAATATGGCAAGTTCAGCCGTACCATTGGTTTACCCGTTGGCATCCAACAAGACCAAGTACAGGCGGACTACAACAACGGCATTCTGACGCTACACTTACCGAAAGTGGAAGAAGCGGCGAATAAGAAAGTAAAAATTAACTTCGGTGACCAACAAGCCATTGCGGGTTCCAGCGGACAGTCCTAA
- a CDS encoding DUF3800 domain-containing protein produces the protein MINIYADETCTHPSQGKYLIISAITLESEVAKPIRKRINSLKANLPQSEFHFTKLTKNTVHQYKQLIDLLFEYYHQKESYKRGIFKPRAYRKITFDALFVEHQKIDNVTFNNGDAKLGFLRFYKTLLEFLVRKYYLQGQKFDIVPDDINLKKGLLTVNEHEIQLEGFDSVKHLINQDFELKNGIPNVIHRIQKHQSHAEPLLQLTDVILGLLKCKFNDSNLTGSKREKARREVLSYFEQRCEEAGIKLDLGNMYPYRSFNLWEFNSVEF, from the coding sequence ATGATCAATATCTATGCTGATGAAACTTGTACTCATCCCTCACAAGGGAAATATTTAATAATTTCAGCAATCACTCTTGAATCAGAAGTTGCTAAACCAATCCGAAAAAGAATTAACTCCTTAAAAGCTAACCTCCCACAGAGTGAGTTTCACTTTACTAAACTTACTAAGAATACAGTTCATCAGTATAAACAGCTTATTGATTTGTTGTTTGAATACTATCATCAAAAAGAGAGTTATAAACGGGGTATATTTAAACCAAGAGCTTATCGGAAAATTACGTTTGATGCCCTTTTCGTAGAACATCAAAAAATTGATAATGTCACCTTCAATAATGGAGACGCGAAACTGGGATTCTTGAGATTTTATAAAACGCTTCTAGAATTTCTAGTTAGAAAATACTATTTGCAGGGGCAAAAGTTTGACATCGTTCCTGATGACATTAACCTCAAAAAAGGACTATTAACAGTCAACGAACATGAGATTCAGCTTGAGGGGTTTGACTCGGTTAAACATCTAATTAACCAAGACTTTGAACTAAAAAACGGTATTCCTAATGTCATTCATCGAATTCAGAAACACCAATCCCACGCTGAACCGCTTTTACAACTAACCGATGTGATCCTTGGACTTTTAAAGTGCAAATTTAACGATTCTAATCTCACCGGTTCTAAACGAGAAAAAGCGAGGCGAGAAGTTCTCTCTTATTTTGAACAAAGATGCGAGGAAGCTGGGATTAAACTTGACCTTGGAAATATGTATCCCTATAGAAGTTTCAATCTCTGGGAATTTAACTCAGTAGAATTTTAG
- a CDS encoding DUF4238 domain-containing protein yields MSGSRHHVIPRFLLKGFATEKKTGQGFSQSSNKKKKKNQQVYTVVYEYNKSYQNNIKNVFVEKLFYGEKAEANCDNKITEQEKTYSRAIDELRNESKSIPIKDPIFSEFLCHLAMRSRALRQFSTKMANFTIEGISKCLSNHQNIIKLMESEIKNRLNLLTEEFYKCLGREMTTEEKQYLNSVLRNNPNLISNYIDSIPSELQGTFLSILESINLKKETKTAHNKALLGSTFENSKLQELNWYLVVEKEGYFVLGDTPVICQGGTDNQYRPFPCDLEPLWAVYLPISSHHLIVGTQETVIPTINSATLNTAIIKCSSSCFIAERQEEFLDASRLEIGKYHRYIEEMEPDQILSQALSEYGLTSE; encoded by the coding sequence ATGTCTGGTTCTAGACACCACGTTATTCCTAGATTTCTTCTTAAAGGCTTTGCAACTGAGAAAAAAACTGGCCAAGGTTTCTCTCAATCCTCGAATAAAAAGAAAAAAAAGAACCAGCAGGTTTATACAGTAGTCTATGAATATAACAAGAGTTACCAAAACAATATAAAAAATGTATTCGTGGAAAAACTTTTTTACGGTGAAAAGGCAGAAGCTAACTGTGATAATAAAATTACAGAGCAAGAAAAAACATATTCTCGCGCAATTGATGAACTAAGAAATGAATCTAAATCTATTCCTATTAAAGACCCAATTTTTTCTGAATTTTTGTGTCATTTAGCTATGCGTTCCCGCGCTTTGCGTCAGTTTTCTACCAAAATGGCTAATTTTACTATTGAAGGTATAAGTAAATGTTTATCAAATCATCAGAATATCATTAAGTTAATGGAATCAGAAATCAAGAATAGACTCAATTTGCTAACAGAAGAATTTTACAAGTGTTTGGGGCGTGAAATGACCACTGAAGAAAAACAATATCTTAACTCAGTGTTGAGAAATAACCCGAATTTAATTAGTAATTATATCGATTCTATTCCCTCAGAGTTACAAGGAACATTCCTTTCGATACTAGAGAGCATTAATCTTAAAAAAGAAACCAAAACGGCTCATAATAAGGCACTTTTAGGATCAACATTTGAAAATTCTAAATTACAAGAACTAAATTGGTATCTAGTAGTAGAAAAAGAAGGTTATTTTGTTTTAGGAGATACACCAGTTATCTGTCAAGGAGGAACTGATAATCAATATAGACCTTTTCCTTGTGATTTAGAACCTCTATGGGCAGTGTACTTACCTATTTCTAGTCATCATTTAATAGTGGGAACTCAAGAAACTGTAATACCTACCATCAATTCTGCTACGTTGAACACTGCTATTATCAAATGTAGTTCCAGTTGCTTCATAGCAGAAAGACAAGAAGAATTTCTTGATGCTAGCAGATTGGAAATTGGTAAATACCATCGCTACATTGAGGAAATGGAACCCGATCAGATTTTGTCTCAAGCTCTGAGTGAATACGGATTAACTTCTGAATAA
- a CDS encoding tyrosine-type recombinase/integrase: MKIDRHGQAKILTPEEIQLLFTQGFTNSRDRALFGICLYGACRIREACSLRTADVYTRKGAPREQLIIRKGNTKGKLSTRTVPVIEELRSLLIDYYPNPRTWFLFPGRHNKGHLHPDSAAKILREVCKKLDIEGVSTHSFRRTALTHMSNAGIPLRVIQEISGHRSLSVLQGYLEVTPEQVRGAASSLSMLGYSDHKVNDPPVRWNGSKG, from the coding sequence ATGAAGATAGATCGGCACGGGCAAGCGAAAATCCTCACTCCCGAAGAAATCCAATTACTCTTTACTCAAGGGTTTACTAACTCACGCGATCGCGCTTTATTCGGCATCTGTCTTTATGGCGCGTGTCGAATCAGAGAAGCCTGTAGCCTAAGAACCGCAGATGTTTACACCCGTAAAGGCGCTCCCCGAGAGCAACTTATTATCCGTAAAGGAAATACTAAAGGGAAACTTTCTACTCGTACCGTTCCCGTTATAGAAGAACTGCGCTCTCTTTTAATTGACTATTACCCCAACCCCCGAACTTGGTTTCTTTTCCCTGGTCGCCACAATAAAGGACATCTTCACCCTGACAGTGCCGCCAAAATTTTGAGAGAGGTTTGTAAAAAACTCGACATCGAAGGAGTTTCTACACACTCATTCCGCCGAACCGCTTTAACCCACATGAGTAACGCTGGGATTCCGTTGCGAGTCATTCAAGAAATCTCAGGGCATCGTTCCTTAAGTGTTCTACAAGGCTATTTGGAAGTCACCCCAGAGCAAGTGCGGGGTGCAGCGTCTTCTCTGTCGATGTTGGGCTACTCAGATCATAAGGTTAATGATCCCCCAGTTCGTTGGAATGGGAGCAAGGGTTGA
- a CDS encoding BrnT family toxin, with protein MSSSGLLLVIVYTIRGDAFRLISARRATRQEAKAYEG; from the coding sequence ATGAGTAGCTCAGGGTTGCTGTTAGTTATTGTTTACACGATCCGCGGTGATGCATTTCGGCTAATTTCTGCTCGTCGCGCCACACGTCAGGAGGCTAAGGCTTATGAGGGATGA